From the Gramella sp. Hel_I_59 genome, one window contains:
- a CDS encoding type II CAAX endopeptidase family protein, which produces MSVTKAFFLTLLLMIAYLLVQLGVIALFELYDQPITLSNLHLKGLSKTVAPILSYLVLFKIFWKVKISNKDELRSDFSFKILTFIIIISIGLELINQPLYDISKMVEFYKTGIPAIQNFHYSQNSIDLVYQFAAILIVSPILEELFFRKFLLSKLLIKYNISISVIISSLCFSLIHIETPNNLIPSLIFGILSSIIFLNTGKIIYSIVFHALRNSFYFIILLNAEIYDSWIYGFNFNYVYWSLVLIGLVLVFVGMKKITSANIGSSQITGIEEKV; this is translated from the coding sequence GTGAGTGTAACTAAAGCATTTTTTCTGACTTTGCTATTAATGATAGCATATTTACTGGTTCAACTGGGAGTAATTGCATTATTCGAATTATATGATCAACCAATAACTTTATCTAATTTACATCTCAAAGGACTGAGTAAAACTGTAGCTCCAATTCTAAGCTACCTAGTTCTATTTAAAATTTTTTGGAAAGTGAAGATTTCGAATAAAGATGAGTTAAGAAGTGATTTTAGTTTTAAAATTCTGACTTTTATTATAATTATTTCGATAGGATTAGAATTAATAAATCAACCCTTATACGATATCAGTAAAATGGTTGAATTTTATAAAACGGGTATACCAGCTATTCAAAATTTTCATTACTCACAAAATTCAATTGACTTAGTTTACCAATTCGCAGCAATCTTAATAGTATCTCCAATTTTAGAAGAATTGTTCTTTAGAAAGTTTTTGTTATCAAAACTCTTAATCAAATACAACATCTCTATATCTGTTATAATATCAAGTTTGTGTTTTTCATTAATCCACATTGAAACTCCTAATAATTTGATTCCCTCTTTAATTTTTGGAATTCTGAGTAGCATAATATTTCTAAATACTGGTAAAATCATCTATTCAATAGTTTTCCATGCTTTAAGGAATAGCTTTTACTTTATAATTCTATTGAATGCAGAGATTTATGATAGTTGGATCTACGGTTTTAATTTTAATTATGTCTACTGGAGTTTAGTGCTAATTGGTTTAGTATTAGTATTTGTGGGTATGAAGAAAATAACTTCAGCCAACATCGGTTCATCGCAAATAACGGGTATTGAAGAAAAAGTGTAA